A region from the Candidatus Electrothrix scaldis genome encodes:
- a CDS encoding sulfite exporter TauE/SafE family protein: protein MYFPTADIEVQPWLPPLVAFCISFFTSMGGVSGAFLLLPFQVSYLGFSTPSVSATNHLFNITAIPGGVYRYIRDGRMAWPLTWAVIIGTLPGVLVGTIIRTRFLLDPTFFKRFIGIVLLYIGGKLLTTVRNKSVKVKKTTSPHADNFITQSWFNATTLGFTFREKTYKASTHKVILLSLAVGLIGGIYGIGGGALMAPFFISFFGLPIYTVAGAALMGTFITSLAGVLFFQLLSLFFPETAVAPDWALGILFGLGGCAGMYCGAKVQPYIPSRLIQALLASSILFISLRYLSII, encoded by the coding sequence GTGTATTTTCCAACAGCCGACATTGAGGTACAGCCTTGGCTGCCACCACTCGTTGCCTTTTGCATCTCCTTCTTCACTTCTATGGGTGGAGTTTCCGGTGCCTTTCTCCTGCTCCCCTTTCAAGTCAGTTATTTAGGATTCAGCACACCATCTGTCAGTGCAACGAACCATCTTTTCAACATAACTGCCATACCAGGCGGTGTGTACCGGTACATTCGGGATGGACGAATGGCTTGGCCGCTCACTTGGGCGGTCATTATCGGTACCCTGCCGGGCGTGCTGGTAGGGACAATTATTCGGACCCGCTTTCTTCTTGATCCCACCTTCTTCAAGCGCTTTATAGGCATAGTCCTTCTATACATAGGAGGAAAACTCCTCACTACAGTTCGCAACAAATCAGTAAAGGTAAAAAAAACAACTTCTCCTCATGCCGACAATTTCATCACGCAATCATGGTTCAACGCAACCACTCTTGGCTTTACCTTTAGGGAAAAGACCTACAAGGCCTCCACACATAAGGTTATACTGCTAAGTCTCGCTGTTGGACTCATAGGTGGCATTTATGGTATTGGGGGCGGAGCACTCATGGCCCCTTTCTTTATATCCTTCTTCGGGCTCCCCATTTATACGGTGGCAGGTGCAGCACTGATGGGTACCTTTATTACCTCACTTGCCGGAGTTCTGTTCTTTCAACTTCTTTCCCTCTTTTTTCCAGAAACAGCCGTGGCACCGGACTGGGCTTTAGGTATACTTTTTGGCCTCGGTGGTTGCGCTGGCATGTACTGTGGTGCCAAAGTTCAACCCTATATCCCTTCTCGCTTAATCCAGGCTCTTCTCGCCAGCTCAATCCTCTTTATCTCCTTACGCTATCTTTCTATTATCTAA
- the hgcA gene encoding mercury methylation corrinoid protein HgcA: MQLQQLPKLQSTISRPSVPNDAPCUGPKPEPRSGVHERAGYRVEPFVVDFIPSPLGPVPQVATTPARKDWLGTIRVRIGYKRGQYRITPGLYAVGHPGPDAPFLVTANYKLSFDAVRFSLKHVNAWLLVLDTRGVNVWCAAGKGTFSSEELILSVEQTRIKEITPRPTLILPQLAAPGVSLQKIEKECGLQALFGPIQAKDLTVFLQQKNTATEAMRSITFTMKERAVLTPVEFYLLLRPFAILALIAFLISGIGLTGFDFHEAGSRGLSMIVASVLGSISGSLLTPILLPWLPGRQFWIKGIWPALALGLLFSLSMAEQLALGERMALLFWTLAMSSYQSMMFTGSTPFTSLSGVEYEMHRGIPVQLLFTVLSLILWMSAPFLP, translated from the coding sequence ATGCAGCTGCAACAGCTCCCAAAGCTCCAAAGTACAATTAGCAGACCTTCCGTGCCCAACGATGCCCCCTGCTGAGGCCCAAAGCCTGAGCCTCGGTCTGGGGTTCATGAACGAGCAGGCTATAGAGTTGAACCCTTTGTTGTAGATTTTATCCCTAGCCCTCTTGGCCCGGTTCCACAGGTTGCAACCACTCCAGCAAGAAAAGACTGGCTGGGAACGATCAGGGTCAGAATAGGCTACAAACGAGGTCAATATCGCATCACTCCCGGATTGTATGCTGTCGGACACCCTGGACCTGATGCACCCTTTCTTGTCACGGCGAATTATAAGCTCTCTTTTGATGCGGTTCGCTTTAGCCTGAAGCATGTGAATGCCTGGCTCCTGGTGCTTGATACCCGTGGGGTAAACGTCTGGTGCGCTGCGGGCAAAGGAACCTTTTCTAGCGAAGAGCTTATCCTCTCTGTTGAGCAAACCCGGATCAAAGAAATCACTCCCCGCCCTACCCTGATCTTACCCCAACTTGCCGCCCCTGGCGTTTCTCTCCAGAAGATCGAAAAAGAATGTGGATTGCAGGCCTTGTTCGGCCCTATCCAAGCCAAGGACCTTACCGTTTTTCTCCAGCAGAAAAACACAGCCACAGAGGCTATGCGCAGCATCACCTTCACCATGAAAGAACGGGCAGTGCTTACCCCTGTAGAGTTTTATCTTCTACTCCGCCCCTTTGCCATCCTTGCTCTTATCGCCTTTCTCATCTCGGGAATAGGCCTTACAGGCTTCGATTTTCATGAGGCGGGCTCAAGAGGACTCTCTATGATAGTTGCAAGCGTTCTAGGAAGCATAAGCGGCTCATTGCTTACACCAATTCTTTTACCCTGGTTACCGGGTCGCCAATTCTGGATAAAAGGAATCTGGCCAGCTCTGGCTCTTGGGCTACTCTTTTCTCTGAGCATGGCAGAACAACTTGCTTTAGGAGAGCGCATGGCCCTCTTGTTCTGGACCCTGGCTATGAGTTCATACCAATCGATGATGTTTACAGGCAGCACCCCCTTCACCTCCCTATCCGGGGTGGAATATGAAATGCATCGAGGTATCCCCGTTCAGTTGCTTTTCACCGTGCTGAGCCTCATCCTCTGGATGAGCGCCCCCTTTCTGCCCTAA
- a CDS encoding cofactor-independent phosphoglycerate mutase: MKYILLIGDGMGDTPVPELGGKTPLEAAHKPCIDRLCAAAEPLLVRTVPEGYPPGSDVANLSLLGYEPEKYYTGRAPLEAASMGVTIPEGALAFRCNLVTVDYLSDDRMTMIDYSAGHISSEEAAELIAAVQAACGTEQLRFYPGISYRHLLIHQGGVPDSLATVPPHDYMDQDVSEFYRQYLAIDYLADLMRTSAQVLAEHPVNQKRLAAGRRPANAIWIWGEGGKPAMNTIQERHGLTGSLISAVDLLKGLGVCSGLDVLEVEGATGYLDTNYQGKAEAALEALKSQDLAVVHVEAPDEAGHQGSVADKVQAIEDFDAKIVEPIVTEMDRRGEPYRLVVTMDHYTPIARRTHEDWPVPMFLYDSEGVEQPAGVSYTEAHIIAAAKQGQLCLESGAAFFTRFVMAKNGEQHG; the protein is encoded by the coding sequence ATGAAATACATTCTCCTTATCGGCGATGGCATGGGGGATACCCCGGTGCCGGAACTCGGGGGCAAAACCCCTTTGGAAGCAGCTCATAAGCCCTGCATAGACAGACTCTGTGCCGCTGCTGAGCCGTTGCTGGTCCGCACTGTCCCGGAGGGCTATCCGCCGGGCAGCGATGTGGCCAATCTCTCCCTGCTCGGCTATGAGCCGGAGAAGTATTACACCGGTCGGGCCCCCCTGGAGGCCGCCAGCATGGGCGTGACCATTCCCGAGGGAGCCCTGGCCTTCCGTTGCAATCTGGTCACAGTGGACTATCTGTCTGATGATCGCATGACCATGATTGATTACAGTGCGGGCCATATCAGCAGCGAAGAGGCAGCGGAGTTGATCGCAGCCGTACAGGCGGCCTGTGGCACGGAACAACTGCGTTTTTATCCTGGGATCAGCTATCGCCATCTGCTCATCCACCAGGGTGGGGTGCCGGACTCCCTTGCTACGGTCCCTCCCCATGATTATATGGACCAGGATGTGAGCGAGTTCTACCGGCAATACCTCGCGATTGATTACCTTGCTGACCTGATGCGGACCTCTGCCCAGGTACTGGCGGAGCATCCGGTGAATCAGAAGCGCCTGGCAGCAGGTAGGCGGCCTGCCAATGCCATCTGGATCTGGGGGGAAGGAGGGAAGCCTGCCATGAACACCATCCAGGAACGGCACGGCCTGACCGGCAGTCTGATCTCCGCTGTGGATCTGCTCAAAGGGCTGGGCGTATGCAGCGGCCTGGATGTGCTGGAGGTCGAGGGGGCCACCGGCTATCTGGATACCAATTACCAGGGCAAGGCTGAGGCAGCCCTGGAGGCCTTGAAGAGCCAGGACCTTGCTGTGGTTCATGTGGAGGCCCCGGACGAGGCTGGTCACCAGGGCTCTGTAGCAGATAAGGTGCAGGCTATTGAGGACTTTGATGCCAAGATTGTGGAACCCATCGTGACAGAGATGGATCGTCGGGGCGAACCCTATCGCCTGGTGGTGACGATGGATCATTATACCCCCATTGCCCGCCGCACCCATGAGGATTGGCCTGTGCCTATGTTTCTCTACGACTCCGAGGGTGTGGAGCAGCCTGCTGGAGTGAGCTACACCGAGGCACACATCATTGCCGCAGCAAAGCAAGGGCAACTTTGCCTGGAGAGCGGGGCCGCCTTCTTTACTCGCTTTGTTATGGCAAAGAATGGAGAGCAGCATGGGTGA
- a CDS encoding phosphate ABC transporter substrate-binding/OmpA family protein — MQEKEDFLTSSMYKGVATIALIILLSLSLIKAASAQGKETILRLHGSTTIGAELAPDLAEAFLKKMGAQSVSRNVLVPGAEVDVEGKFPSENKTRVIEIKAHGSSTGFKDLKAGTCDIAMASRRVKDKEVEALAEFGDMKGVASEHILALDGVAIIVNAANTIRSRMKSETLAKIFTGEIKNWSEVGGRDGAIKIHGRDENSGTHDTFKSLILGKGKKTASSATLWDSNEKLSDAVNADINAIGYCGLPYVKFNKVLSISDGGTAIRPTIFTVATEDYPVSRRLHLYIPALPDNPYSQQFITFALGEEGQQYVRQNHFVDLTITASEHKVEVSGLNHNFQKLYKYLNTVRGAKKLSASFRFKGDTMKLDNRGLRDLDRLMNFLATNRIGETILVGFSDSEGPYEENFNKSCRRAKAVKEEFEAMGLPIRDVICVGEELPIASNTTASGREKNRRVEVWIK, encoded by the coding sequence ATGCAAGAGAAGGAAGATTTTCTAACAAGTAGTATGTACAAAGGGGTGGCAACAATAGCCCTCATTATCCTGTTAAGCCTTTCTCTGATCAAGGCAGCAAGTGCGCAGGGAAAAGAAACAATTCTCCGCCTCCACGGCTCCACCACCATAGGGGCTGAACTTGCACCGGATCTGGCTGAGGCTTTCCTGAAAAAAATGGGTGCCCAATCTGTTTCCCGCAATGTACTGGTTCCCGGAGCTGAAGTGGATGTGGAGGGAAAATTTCCTTCTGAGAACAAAACCCGTGTTATCGAGATTAAGGCCCACGGCTCGTCAACTGGTTTCAAGGATCTGAAAGCAGGCACTTGCGACATCGCGATGGCTTCACGTCGAGTCAAAGACAAAGAAGTTGAGGCACTTGCCGAGTTCGGCGATATGAAGGGGGTGGCCAGTGAGCATATCCTGGCTCTGGACGGCGTGGCCATTATCGTCAATGCAGCCAATACCATTCGCTCACGCATGAAGTCCGAGACCCTTGCCAAGATATTCACCGGTGAAATCAAAAATTGGTCAGAAGTCGGCGGAAGGGATGGCGCCATAAAGATTCATGGCCGTGATGAGAATTCAGGTACCCATGATACCTTTAAAAGTCTCATCCTGGGAAAAGGAAAAAAAACAGCATCCTCTGCGACCTTATGGGACTCCAACGAAAAGCTCTCTGATGCTGTTAACGCGGATATAAATGCCATCGGTTATTGCGGGCTTCCCTATGTAAAATTCAATAAGGTTCTCAGCATTTCAGATGGTGGTACAGCCATTAGACCCACAATTTTCACGGTGGCAACAGAAGATTATCCTGTCAGCCGTCGTTTACACCTGTACATCCCTGCCCTGCCCGACAATCCTTACTCTCAGCAATTTATAACCTTTGCCCTAGGCGAAGAGGGACAACAATATGTCCGCCAAAATCACTTTGTTGACCTCACCATCACAGCCTCTGAACATAAAGTGGAGGTCTCTGGACTGAATCATAATTTCCAGAAACTCTATAAATATCTGAATACGGTACGAGGAGCCAAAAAACTGTCAGCAAGTTTCCGTTTTAAAGGAGACACCATGAAGCTGGATAATAGAGGCTTACGTGATCTGGACAGGTTGATGAATTTCTTGGCAACAAATCGCATAGGCGAGACCATTCTGGTCGGATTTTCCGATAGCGAAGGCCCGTACGAAGAGAACTTCAACAAGTCATGCAGACGGGCAAAGGCCGTCAAGGAAGAGTTCGAGGCAATGGGTCTGCCCATACGCGACGTCATCTGTGTTGGTGAGGAATTGCCTATCGCCTCCAATACCACAGCTTCTGGACGCGAGAAAAATCGTCGGGTTGAGGTTTGGATCAAATAA
- a CDS encoding alpha/beta hydrolase yields the protein MEDTVYLIPGRGNTLQDIGHFLLSLDREVCGRELLPPFSGLSFSRQLHIIQQDLGSFFWHATARLIGHSYGAYLLLHALSELEPFPGRILLFSPVLGPAIDSQRLFISRPPRADKLLTLAKTGSFPSPQYLEIHTGEEDKGCSPGLAQEFADLISSAEVFIIPNQGHNLPSPYLQRTISSFCLSSSKNLQ from the coding sequence ATGGAGGATACGGTTTATCTGATTCCTGGAAGAGGGAATACATTACAAGATATAGGTCATTTTTTGCTCTCTTTGGATCGTGAGGTTTGTGGTCGCGAGCTCCTTCCGCCCTTTTCAGGCCTCTCTTTTTCTCGTCAGCTGCACATTATCCAACAAGACCTTGGGTCATTCTTCTGGCACGCTACTGCACGGCTGATTGGTCACTCCTACGGAGCATATTTGCTGCTCCACGCTTTATCCGAGCTGGAGCCTTTTCCCGGAAGAATTTTACTTTTCTCTCCTGTCCTCGGTCCAGCGATAGATAGCCAACGCTTGTTTATTTCTCGGCCACCACGTGCTGACAAATTACTAACCCTGGCAAAGACAGGCTCATTTCCATCCCCGCAATATTTGGAAATACACACAGGCGAAGAGGACAAGGGATGTAGTCCAGGTCTCGCGCAAGAATTTGCGGACTTGATTTCCAGTGCAGAGGTATTTATTATTCCGAATCAAGGGCATAACTTGCCATCCCCCTATCTTCAAAGGACCATATCCTCTTTCTGCCTTTCCTCTTCAAAGAACCTGCAATGA
- a CDS encoding rubredoxin, with protein sequence MEEYICRACNKHKLPPGTRPEDLLENWKCPVCGASKDALKKIEQEIRVQPVLDSSLPKNLSFGQLSALFGNLAKGCEKQGKPNEQALFKTLEDHYKSMLQKEQEDEFSKLDCLLGEDLEKNFSSAFKEAKTFVDRGAQRALAWCEQVSYKMRSLLNKKTELLAMIGAGNSVHVCQICGFIGIADEAPDKCPVCGVPKFKIKAVWGGI encoded by the coding sequence GTGGAAGAGTACATATGCAGAGCCTGTAATAAACATAAACTTCCACCAGGAACACGCCCGGAGGACCTGCTGGAGAACTGGAAATGTCCTGTGTGCGGAGCAAGCAAAGATGCCCTGAAAAAAATCGAGCAGGAGATAAGAGTACAACCTGTTTTGGATTCCAGCCTTCCCAAAAATCTATCTTTTGGACAACTCAGTGCCCTTTTTGGCAATCTGGCAAAAGGATGTGAGAAGCAAGGGAAACCGAATGAGCAGGCTCTCTTCAAAACTCTGGAGGATCACTATAAAAGCATGCTCCAAAAGGAGCAAGAGGACGAGTTTAGCAAGCTGGATTGCCTGCTTGGAGAGGACCTTGAAAAGAATTTTTCTAGTGCATTTAAGGAAGCGAAAACATTTGTTGACCGAGGAGCACAACGTGCATTGGCATGGTGTGAACAAGTCTCCTATAAAATGCGCTCTCTTCTCAACAAAAAAACGGAACTGTTGGCAATGATAGGTGCTGGTAACTCTGTCCACGTTTGTCAAATCTGCGGTTTTATCGGCATAGCTGATGAAGCACCGGACAAATGCCCTGTTTGTGGTGTCCCAAAATTTAAAATTAAAGCAGTGTGGGGAGGAATATGA
- the hgcB gene encoding mercury methylation ferredoxin HgcB yields MNGFRYIENTTSLNLAEEKCIGCGHCQIVCPHRLFKLVEKKAILHDANTCIECGACAKNCPVEAITVTPGVGCASLIIASWINKLLGREVITGCC; encoded by the coding sequence ATGAATGGCTTTCGCTACATAGAAAACACAACAAGCCTTAACCTCGCAGAGGAAAAATGCATAGGATGCGGTCACTGCCAGATCGTCTGCCCACATCGTCTCTTTAAGCTTGTTGAAAAAAAAGCTATTCTTCATGATGCCAATACCTGCATAGAATGCGGGGCCTGTGCAAAAAATTGTCCTGTTGAAGCAATAACCGTCACGCCGGGCGTAGGCTGTGCTTCTCTTATTATAGCCTCCTGGATCAATAAACTACTTGGCCGTGAAGTGATAACTGGATGCTGTTAA
- a CDS encoding alpha-amylase family protein, translating into MYEQVSHSLLNRILNDMKPDFHKRDLRHFYTRLGANFYAIHTLFDKLYGKLPDFEEYMLYLVEVLARNYLDRPNELQEIDITREEDHNWFLHQQWVGMALYLDGFAGNLQGLKEKIPYFQELGINLVHIMPILKSPAGKSDGGYAVSDFREINKQAGTLEDIRELSEAFREHGILMTLDVVLNHTSNQHEWAEKTRQGDLQYQDYFFIFEDRNLPDMFEQTMPEVFPDTDPGNFTWDERMQKWVMTVFHDYQWDLNYSNPKVFLEMLDIILFWANQGADIVRLDAVAFLWKELGTTCQNRPEAHLLLQLFKDCCQVTAPGLLFIAEAIVAPLEVIKYFGEDAVVAKECEIAYNATFMALLWEATATHNCKLLSHAIKSLPDKLERATWLNYVRCHDDIGFGFDDEDIRNAGYNPSEHRRFLMQYLTGEFEGSYSAGQLFAFNQKNGDARVSGTLASLSGLEYAMQQQDVQEIDFAIRRILLLHSLIFSFGGIPLLYYGDEVGTFNDFTFKENDNKVDDNRWMHRPKLDWELLARRDEPGTPEYSIFQGLRKMIAVRKEIDAFADFNNRQLVDLDNDHLFAFLRSGHPRYHQHPVKPIFVLANFDRHPQAADLNALNAYGFGDAGSLLDLYTGRPPHCFRNELILSPYQFCWLRNGAA; encoded by the coding sequence ATGTACGAACAGGTCTCACACTCTCTGCTCAACCGGATCCTCAACGACATGAAACCCGATTTTCATAAACGGGATCTGCGCCATTTTTATACCCGGCTGGGAGCAAATTTCTATGCTATTCATACGCTGTTTGACAAACTCTACGGCAAACTCCCGGATTTCGAAGAATACATGCTGTATCTGGTCGAAGTACTGGCTAGGAATTATCTGGACCGACCAAATGAGCTTCAGGAAATCGATATTACGCGGGAAGAAGACCATAACTGGTTTCTCCATCAGCAATGGGTGGGGATGGCCCTTTACCTGGATGGTTTTGCAGGCAACCTCCAAGGGCTAAAGGAAAAAATTCCTTACTTTCAGGAGCTGGGAATCAACCTGGTGCATATCATGCCCATCCTGAAAAGCCCTGCCGGAAAAAGTGACGGAGGCTATGCAGTCAGCGACTTCCGGGAAATTAACAAACAAGCAGGTACTCTGGAAGATATTCGTGAATTATCTGAGGCCTTTCGCGAGCACGGCATCCTCATGACGCTGGATGTGGTGCTCAATCATACCTCAAATCAGCATGAATGGGCGGAAAAAACCCGGCAAGGCGATCTGCAATATCAGGATTACTTCTTTATTTTTGAAGATCGTAATCTTCCGGATATGTTTGAACAAACCATGCCAGAGGTCTTTCCTGATACCGACCCAGGAAACTTCACCTGGGACGAACGCATGCAAAAATGGGTAATGACCGTCTTTCATGACTATCAATGGGACCTCAATTACTCAAATCCCAAAGTCTTTCTTGAGATGCTGGATATCATCCTCTTTTGGGCGAACCAAGGAGCAGATATCGTCCGCCTGGATGCCGTGGCCTTTCTCTGGAAAGAACTGGGAACGACCTGCCAAAACAGACCTGAAGCCCATCTCCTCCTGCAGCTCTTTAAGGATTGTTGTCAGGTCACAGCTCCAGGTCTACTCTTTATTGCCGAGGCCATTGTAGCCCCTTTGGAGGTCATCAAATATTTCGGTGAAGACGCGGTGGTGGCGAAGGAATGCGAGATTGCCTATAACGCCACTTTTATGGCCCTGCTTTGGGAGGCCACAGCTACCCATAATTGCAAACTACTTTCCCATGCCATTAAAAGTCTTCCTGATAAACTGGAGCGGGCCACCTGGCTTAATTACGTTCGCTGCCATGACGATATTGGCTTTGGATTTGACGATGAAGATATCAGAAATGCTGGTTATAACCCTTCTGAGCACCGTCGTTTTCTCATGCAATATTTAACCGGTGAATTTGAAGGCTCCTACTCTGCGGGTCAACTCTTTGCCTTTAATCAAAAAAACGGGGATGCTCGTGTTTCAGGGACCTTGGCCTCTCTGTCTGGTCTTGAGTATGCGATGCAACAACAGGATGTGCAAGAGATTGATTTTGCCATCCGACGTATTCTCCTCCTCCATAGCCTGATTTTTTCCTTTGGCGGCATTCCCCTGCTCTACTACGGTGATGAGGTAGGCACCTTTAACGACTTCACCTTTAAAGAAAACGACAACAAGGTCGACGATAATCGCTGGATGCACCGCCCAAAGCTCGACTGGGAATTGCTTGCGCGCCGAGATGAACCGGGAACACCGGAATACAGCATTTTTCAAGGACTGCGGAAAATGATTGCTGTTCGGAAAGAAATTGATGCCTTTGCGGACTTCAATAACCGGCAACTGGTTGACCTGGATAATGATCACCTTTTTGCCTTTCTCCGTTCCGGTCATCCGCGCTACCATCAACACCCGGTAAAACCCATCTTTGTGCTCGCTAATTTTGATCGGCATCCCCAGGCTGCGGACCTCAATGCACTCAATGCTTACGGTTTTGGCGATGCCGGTTCACTGCTTGATCTCTACACAGGCCGCCCTCCCCATTGCTTTCGTAATGAACTGATCCTCTCACCCTATCAATTCTGTTGGCTCAGGAACGGGGCAGCATAA
- a CDS encoding metallophosphoesterase family protein → MNIQQFGIIGDIHCEASFLEKAITFLQDQDVETILCTGDIADGVGDGTGDFDKCVALLRQNNVQAVLGNHDNWLLSDSMRSLPKATALEEVESSSLEYLRTLPKTLDFQSPLGEVLLCHGLGENDMAKFTPDDYGYAIEANFDLQKIVSEKKYSLIISGHSHQRMVRKLSDCLFINSGSLLKAYSPCFLHADFRKKIITFYLFNETGEIAHAEQVAFSI, encoded by the coding sequence ATGAACATTCAGCAATTTGGAATCATTGGTGATATACACTGTGAAGCCTCCTTCTTGGAAAAAGCAATCACCTTTCTCCAAGATCAAGACGTAGAGACCATTCTTTGCACCGGTGACATTGCCGATGGTGTTGGTGACGGCACTGGTGATTTTGACAAATGCGTGGCCCTTCTCCGGCAAAATAATGTTCAAGCCGTTCTTGGAAATCACGATAACTGGCTTTTGTCCGACTCTATGCGTTCATTACCCAAAGCTACAGCATTAGAAGAGGTTGAGAGTAGCTCTCTTGAATATCTCAGAACCTTGCCCAAAACTTTAGATTTTCAATCTCCTCTGGGAGAAGTTCTCCTCTGCCACGGTTTGGGGGAGAATGACATGGCAAAGTTCACCCCGGATGACTACGGCTATGCCATAGAGGCCAATTTCGATTTGCAAAAAATTGTCTCGGAAAAGAAATATTCCCTTATCATTAGTGGGCATTCTCACCAAAGAATGGTAAGAAAGCTCAGCGATTGTCTCTTTATTAATAGCGGTTCCCTCCTCAAGGCATATAGTCCATGTTTCCTCCATGCTGATTTCAGAAAAAAAATCATAACGTTCTACCTGTTCAACGAAACAGGAGAGATTGCCCATGCAGAGCAAGTTGCATTCAGCATCTAA
- a CDS encoding carbohydrate kinase yields the protein MSEATGIWIFGEVLFDTFPDGTAVLGGAPFNVAWNLTAFQATPKLITAVGEDEPGQTIQDRMKSWQMTTEHLAVVPDYPTGKVSVRLIADEPSYTIEEHQAYDNIPLSSLPEQTTGYLYFGSLALRNAHNREILAELKKRHRGKIFIDINLRAPFWDKESILSLIQNANWLKLNESELALIGKGDDMASRARQLVTDCSLDGIVVTCGGKGAFAIDSDGKELQVSPKQAKEVQDTVGAGDAFASVLLLGLLRSWSLQDTLQRAQGFASDVVGIQGAVSTDRTFYEQHLQNW from the coding sequence ATGAGTGAAGCAACAGGTATCTGGATTTTCGGAGAAGTCCTGTTTGATACCTTTCCTGACGGCACCGCAGTTCTTGGGGGTGCTCCCTTTAACGTGGCATGGAACCTGACAGCTTTTCAGGCCACCCCCAAACTCATCACAGCCGTTGGCGAGGATGAACCCGGGCAGACAATTCAAGACCGAATGAAAAGCTGGCAAATGACCACTGAGCACCTTGCGGTTGTACCGGATTACCCAACCGGCAAGGTATCAGTCCGCTTAATCGCTGACGAGCCATCCTATACCATAGAAGAACATCAGGCCTACGATAATATCCCTCTCAGCTCGCTGCCTGAGCAGACAACAGGGTATCTCTACTTTGGTTCCTTAGCCCTGCGTAATGCACACAACCGTGAAATACTTGCAGAGCTTAAAAAACGACATCGGGGAAAAATCTTTATCGACATTAACCTGAGAGCTCCTTTCTGGGATAAGGAGAGCATCCTCTCATTAATACAGAACGCGAATTGGCTGAAGCTCAACGAGTCCGAGCTTGCTCTTATTGGCAAGGGTGATGATATGGCATCACGTGCCCGCCAACTTGTGACCGATTGCAGCCTTGATGGCATTGTGGTGACCTGTGGCGGTAAAGGAGCCTTTGCCATTGATTCAGATGGTAAAGAACTCCAGGTCAGTCCTAAGCAAGCCAAGGAGGTGCAGGATACCGTTGGTGCAGGCGATGCCTTTGCCTCAGTCCTCTTGCTTGGCCTCCTCCGCTCCTGGTCCTTACAAGACACCCTGCAACGCGCACAAGGCTTTGCCTCAGACGTTGTCGGTATTCAAGGCGCAGTGAGCACGGACAGAACATTTTACGAACAACATCTTCAAAACTGGTAA